One Mus caroli chromosome 6, CAROLI_EIJ_v1.1, whole genome shotgun sequence genomic window, TCTATTCAGGATGTGGTACAACCTCTTACCCTGCAAGTTCAGAGACCCCTGGTCTCTGTGGTGAGTGCATGCTGGACAGGGACCACTCTGGGGTCTGGAAGGGAAGTTTCCCACCTGTGGCCCTGGCTTAGACCTCACTTCATGCCCTCCCCTCAGACGGTGTCAGATGCCTCCTGGGTCTCAGAACTGCTCTGGTCACTTTTCGTCCCCTTCACGGTGTATCAAGTAAGGTACTAACTGTCCTCAGTTTTTGGTGGCTGGGAAGGTGTTCACCTCAAGGGCAAGGAAGTAGAGACCACTATCCTGTCTGCCTGTGGTTTGTTAATGTCGAAGTTCTAACCGAAGCTACACTTATCTTCATCTCCCTACTCTTCCCACCACTCTGTTCCAAGATAAATGGGGAAGGGCCACACCCTTAGCCCCTGGCGACTTAACCTGGGCAGGGCTCtggtttttgtaggtggcttcaTCCCATTCATCGACAGCTGGGGGAAGAGAGTGAGGAGTTTGCGCTCCGTGTacaacaggtggttgtgaacagGGGcgtggtggaggtgggggtccCTCCCTCCTGGGGAGAAGGGGCAGAAGACATGATGAGGCTACAGCTATAACCTTCCAATTCTCCCTAGCTGGTGGCCAAAGAATTGGGCCAGATAGGGACACGGCTCACTCCTGCAGACAAAGCAGAGCACATGAAGCGACAAAGACACCCCAGATTACGCCCCCAGTCAGGTGTGTGATCTGGGCACAACGATGCTTGCTGCGCTTGGTGGTTTTGCTTCCGTCCTTACGCGTGTCTGCCTCTCTCAGTAATCCActcacctcatttttttttcttttaaacagtgcagtcttcttttccttctcctcccagccCTTCTTCTGATGTGCAGCTGACCACTCTCGCTCACAGAGTCAAGGAGGTTCTGCCCCATGTGCCATTGAATGTCATCCAGAGAGACCTGGGTATGGGAAAGGGTAGCGTCACAGAATGGCAGACACAGGAAAATGGGTCTCAACAGAGAAGGGGTACAGGGAGTGGACACTCTGCCCCTCTCTTCCCAGCCAGGACTGGGTGTGTAGACTTGACCATCACAAACCTGCTCGAGGGGGCTGTGGCTTTCATGCCTGAAGATGTCACTGAGGGATCTCAGTCCCCGCCTGCAGCCTCTGCCCCAAAGGTGAGACCCAGAGTAGTCAAGGCCAAGACTTAAGGGCAGGTCTgggcagtctctgctccctctcccTGACTTCTCTTCTTGATGTTGAGACCCTAGCACAGTGCCTCTCTTGCAAAGTAGGCATTCGATGGGTGTGTAATGATGATGACTTCGCAAGCCCTCTGACATTGTGATCACCTCAGTTCCCCAGCTCGGGCCTGGCGACCCCTCAGCCCACAGCCCTAACATTTGCCAAGTCTTCCTGGGCCCGTCAGGAGAGCCTGCAGGAGCGCAAGCAGGCACTGTATGAATATGCAAGAAGGTGAGAGGATTAGAGGACAATGTGTGAGAAAGAACAAGTTGGAGAAAGGCCTGATGAAGCTGATATGACAAAGCCTATACACTCTCTCCCCCATGTCCCACAGGAGATTCAGAGAGAGACAGGCCCAGGAGGCTGAATGAGCCCAAAGGAACAGGATGGTACCCAGAGCCGCAGGACGGAGACTGGGGGCAGCCCTCACCCAGCTAACAACAGGCCGGATGAGTGGGTGGTAAAAAGGGAGGGATGGGGCTCCCCCAATCTCACATTAAATTCAGGGTTTTCACTCAAGGTCTCTGTTGCCTCTCTGGGTTTCAAAAGCCCCTTGAGCAGGTTTCTTTTCCTGGGTTGAAGAATACAATTTGGGTGAGGATGGTCAAAATGGAACTGAAATTACACTAAACTGAAGACAAAACAACTGGATCCCAGCTCAGTTACAGTGTAGGCTGTCACTCCAAAACTACAAGTCCCAGAATGCATTTCATGACTACAGTCGGGTCATATAGGCTCAGTTATACAAGCTCAGGGTGGCATCAGGAACCTGCTTTCCATAGGTTCCTAGCTAAGCTAACCAAGGTGGAGCAAAaggcccctccccccaaaataaagCTCTGGGATTGGAGTTTGAGCTCAGCCTCCCGGATGGGGCCGGAATTTACCTTTGTACTCCAGGGAGGCCTGGGTTGGTGTGGCTGGCTGGGTGTGTCCAGAACTGGCTGCCATCCTGACCCGTGTCCCAGAGCTGCTGGCAGGTTTGAATCCAGAATCATTAATGGCCCTGCTTACTGTCCCCTTCTCTCatctccagatttctttcttttccccacttGGGCCTTCCCCACAGACGACTGCTTCTTGTAGCTCCTGCTGCCTACGTGGGTCCCTGTGCTAGTCACAAATCTTTACTACTCAGGGATCCCAGCTACAAACAGGGTAAAAGTCCACTCGTGATGTCCCCTTAGAGACACCCAGCACAGTTTCCTGGCAAGCAAATACCGCTGGGAAGGATGGACCCCAAGGCATTCTCCCCTGTGGGGTGACGTTGGGGATCAAGCTGAGATGGGAATTCAGTATCAGTCACCAGACCCAAGGCCTTACTAGCTGCCCTGCTTTTCGTAGGTTCTATGAGCAGCCACCATGGCCTCTGGGCTGGCAGAAGAGTCTGAACCGAGTCCTGGGGAGTCTGAGTTGGCTGTGAACCCCTTTGATgggctccccttctcctcctgctaCTATGAGCTGCTTGAGCAGCGTAGAGCCCTGCCCATCTGGGCTGCTCGCTTCCTGTTCTTGGAGCATTTGGAGAGTAGCCCCACTGGAGTGGTGCTGGTATCTGGGGACCCTGGCTCTGGCAAGAGCACCCAGGTGGAGGAAGATTCTGGGAGTGGACAAAGGGCAGGGTTAAATGTGCTTTTGCCTGGGTAAAGGAGAGGGGATGTGGGAGAGGCTGACCCACTGGGCAGTAAGGTTCAGGGATCCCAGTTCAGCTGGCCATCGTTGTCTGAGGTCCTCCAGTCCTCTGACAcattccctctccctaccccaGATTCCTCAGTGGTGTGCAGAGTTTGCGCTGGCCAGAGGATTCCAGACAGGACAGGTTACAGTCACTCAGCCCTACCCTCTGGCAGCCATGAGCCTGGCTTCAAGGGTGGCTGATGAGATGGACCTGACCCTGGGTCATGAGATTGGATACAGCGTCCCTCAGGAAGACTGTACTGGGCCCAACACCATGCTCAGGTGGGCCATCTGCAGTCTGACCTGGGCTTAACTCCCCCTGTGGAGCGGAGACAACCCCAACTGCCTGTTATCTCCTCATGCCCTCAGCTTAACCTGCCATGGAGTCATGTGATACAAACCTCCCCTCCACAAGACACAGGATATAGTGCATAAACCAAGTGCTCTCAACAGAGACGTGGGATCACAGTTAATGGTCCACAGGCTTAGGACATCTTTTTCTGTCCTTCAGTATCAGAATCTGGgcaacttggggaaaaaaaatacatggattTTGGTCTGGTCCATGTCCACACTGACTCCCTGCCCTCTACGAATGCCAACAGGTTTTGCTGGGACAGGCTATTTCTGCAGGAAGTAGCCTCAACCCGGGGCCCTGGAGCCTGGAGCGTGCTGATACTGGATGAGGTTCAGGAGCGGTCAGTGGCCTCAGATTTATTACAGGGGCTCTTGAGAGATACCAGACTGAGAAACCTGCCGGGGgatcccagagtggttgtagttACCGACCCAGCACTTGAACCAAAATTCCAGGCTTTCTGGGGCAATTCTCCCATTGTGCGTGTGCCCAGGGAGCCTGGTGGAGATCCCACCCTTGCCTACAAGGACACTGTCCCTACCGACCTGGTGGAAGCTGCCTGCCAAGCTGTGCTTGAGCTGTGTCAGCAGGAAGAGGCACCAGGAGATGTGCTGGTGTATCTGCCCAGCGAAGAggtaaacaaaaggaaaaagcagaTATGGGAAGCATTCCTGTGCTGCCTTCCCGTcccagaggcaacacatcttagGAACAGTGGCTCTGTTTACTCTTTGCTAAAGACTGCACAGGGAAATCAACGACTTCAGAATAAAGAAATCTGCTGCCCACTTTTTAAATTGCTTATAATTGCAGAGCTTTGTGCACAGCAAACTAAAATTCTAGTGTACCCAACTTTAGAAGTATGCCTGTTTTCTCAGATAAAAGGAAGGGCCTTAGCTTTTATCAGTTTGTCCAAA contains:
- the Aup1 gene encoding ancient ubiquitous protein 1 yields the protein MPKDSAFPGAPAALRRWRRQRPRSPEEAAMEPPPAPGPERLFDSHRLPSDGFLLLALLLYAPVGLCLLVLRLFLGLHVFLVSCALPDSVLRRFVVRTMCAVLGLVARQEDSGLRDHRVRVLISNHVTPFDHNIVNLLTTCSTPLLNSPPSFVCWSRGFMEMDRRVELVESLKKFCASTRLPPTPLLLFPEEEATNGREGLLRFSSWPFSIQDVVQPLTLQVQRPLVSVTVSDASWVSELLWSLFVPFTVYQVRWLHPIHRQLGEESEEFALRVQQLVAKELGQIGTRLTPADKAEHMKRQRHPRLRPQSVQSSFPSPPSPSSDVQLTTLAHRVKEVLPHVPLNVIQRDLARTGCVDLTITNLLEGAVAFMPEDVTEGSQSPPAASAPKFPSSGLATPQPTALTFAKSSWARQESLQERKQALYEYARRRFRERQAQEAE